One window of the bacterium genome contains the following:
- a CDS encoding ABC transporter ATP-binding protein/permease translates to MDERNKPKDKRAAFGRLLGYLKPYKGPVTIGIVSNIGIGLIGLIPPLIYGKLITDRVIMATGQPFGGRIRLLIFSVAALLIIYISSAMLSFTRGYVMHVLGEKIIRDLRKQMFARLQMLSVSYFDSRQTGEIMSRVTNDTQMVEEFVNHAADTLVSDIFRLLAMCAVMFYLSSRLAVVALLPVPVLFFLAYRFARRIRGTYRAVRERLAEISANVQERIGGVRVVKAFAREDYEYDNFTADVNSYYDQRVKAVRMWTSFFPSVDLLIQFGNLGIWIVGALMVMHGGLTLGSMVIFTFYLSMLYQPVGNLARINDTIQRSLAAAERIFEVIDEEPAIADPDDSIDMPRIEGRVEFDHVDFRYEDGEYVLKDICIKAEPGQIVALVGRSGAGKTSIVNLIPRFYDPSAGRVLIDGIDVKSVKQTSIRRQVAMVLQDTFLFNGTVRENIRYGKLDATNEEIADAAKAANAHEFIEVMPQGYDTEIGERGIKLSGGQKQRLAIARAILADPRILILDEATSSVDSESEYLIHRAMDRLMEGRTTFVIAHRLSTVKHADQIITLEHGCVTEVGDHKSLLDHDGVYSQMYAMQFRLNEELS, encoded by the coding sequence ATGGACGAACGAAACAAACCCAAAGACAAACGTGCCGCATTCGGCCGGCTTTTAGGTTATCTAAAGCCATATAAAGGTCCTGTAACGATAGGCATTGTCTCGAACATAGGCATTGGGCTGATCGGCCTGATTCCCCCGCTCATCTATGGAAAGCTTATCACCGATCGGGTCATCATGGCAACCGGTCAACCTTTTGGCGGACGAATTCGTCTGTTGATTTTTTCTGTCGCGGCTCTATTGATAATTTACATCAGCAGCGCGATGTTATCGTTTACGCGCGGCTATGTAATGCACGTTTTGGGTGAAAAGATCATCCGTGACTTGCGAAAACAGATGTTTGCGCGGCTGCAGATGCTCTCGGTTTCATATTTCGACTCCCGGCAGACCGGCGAGATTATGTCCCGTGTCACAAATGATACGCAGATGGTCGAAGAGTTCGTAAACCATGCCGCCGACACTCTGGTCTCGGATATCTTCCGACTGCTGGCTATGTGTGCGGTGATGTTTTATCTGTCGAGCCGACTGGCGGTGGTCGCGCTGCTGCCGGTCCCGGTGCTTTTCTTTCTAGCATACAGGTTTGCGCGCCGAATCAGGGGTACCTATCGAGCAGTTCGTGAGAGACTGGCGGAGATAAGCGCGAATGTGCAGGAGAGGATAGGCGGTGTGCGGGTAGTCAAGGCCTTTGCGCGCGAGGATTATGAATATGACAACTTCACGGCGGATGTTAATTCCTATTACGATCAGCGTGTGAAGGCCGTGCGGATGTGGACGAGTTTCTTTCCAAGCGTGGACCTGCTCATTCAGTTCGGCAACCTTGGAATATGGATAGTCGGCGCACTCATGGTAATGCACGGCGGTCTGACACTCGGTTCGATGGTCATCTTCACGTTTTACCTGAGCATGCTCTACCAGCCTGTGGGCAATCTCGCCAGGATCAACGACACCATACAGCGGTCTCTTGCAGCTGCCGAGCGCATATTCGAGGTGATAGACGAGGAGCCTGCAATTGCCGATCCAGATGACTCTATTGATATGCCGCGAATAGAGGGTCGGGTGGAGTTTGACCATGTCGATTTCAGATACGAAGACGGCGAGTACGTGCTCAAGGATATATGCATCAAGGCCGAGCCGGGTCAGATCGTGGCGCTGGTCGGCAGGAGCGGTGCGGGCAAGACGAGTATCGTGAACCTCATCCCGCGTTTTTACGACCCGAGCGCAGGCCGTGTGCTGATCGACGGCATTGATGTCAAAAGTGTCAAACAGACCTCCATCAGGCGCCAGGTCGCGATGGTGCTGCAGGATACGTTTTTGTTCAACGGCACTGTCCGCGAGAACATCCGCTACGGCAAGCTCGATGCGACCAATGAGGAGATTGCCGACGCGGCCAAGGCTGCCAATGCTCATGAGTTTATTGAGGTCATGCCTCAGGGATATGACACGGAAATCGGCGAGCGCGGGATCAAGCTCTCCGGCGGTCAGAAACAGAGACTGGCCATCGCACGTGCTATTCTGGCCGACCCCAGGATTCTAATACTCGACGAAGCGACCAGTTCAGTCGATTCGGAGAGTGAATATCTGATTCATCGAGCTATGGACCGTCTTATGGAGGGGCGCACAACATTCGTCATTGCCCACCGACTTTCGACAGTCAAGCACGCCGATCAGATAATCACGCTCGAACATGGCTGTGTGACCGAGGTTGGCGATCATAAATCGCTTTTGGATCACGATGGCGTCTACTCACAGATGTATGCGATGCAGTTCAGGCTTAACGAGGAGCTGAGCTAG
- a CDS encoding glycosyltransferase family 39 protein, whose translation MGSAKKNKSNKSKSPTGRYWGWIAISLIVLFIAIIRIRLLATPLERDEGEYAYMGQLMLQGIAPYKLACNMKFPGTYAAYAIIMAIFGQSISGVHLGLLLANAATIILMFLLGWRLFGQLAGVVAGATYGILSLSSSFLGQAGHATHFVVLAALGGTLLLLKAIDSGKRSHLFLSGLLFGLAILMKQSGVFFCVFAVVYLFFTWRKNGSANRRIRLLNLGILLLGIILPVGITFLILWCTGVFDKFWFWTFTYAREYSSQIPSSAAPGVFWSAITRAIGPGGVLWIISGFGLIALLLDRNARSKAGFVVLFLVCAFLTVCPGFYFRNHYFIQFIPALSLLAGVAVSSCRRMLYTSKVPKVISVLPVVIFIAAFAYTVDCQKDVFFTLSPDQVCSKTYTINPFPEAVKIADYIKRHTDKNDTIAVIGSEPEIYFYSGRHSATSYIYTYSLMEEQKYASDMQRDMIGEIDEAKPKFIVLVKIPTSWLASAESDRLIFDWSSRYVYDHYDPVGVADITPEDTEYVWGADLLNYSLKSSYNVVVFKRKGTTY comes from the coding sequence ATGGGCAGCGCTAAAAAAAACAAGTCAAACAAATCCAAATCACCGACAGGTAGATATTGGGGCTGGATAGCCATATCGCTGATTGTTTTGTTCATAGCGATAATACGGATCCGTCTGCTTGCGACTCCACTCGAACGCGACGAAGGCGAATACGCGTATATGGGTCAATTGATGCTTCAGGGCATAGCTCCGTACAAACTGGCCTGCAATATGAAATTCCCCGGCACGTATGCAGCTTACGCAATAATTATGGCTATATTCGGCCAGAGTATATCCGGTGTGCATCTGGGTCTTTTGCTTGCCAATGCTGCAACAATCATTCTGATGTTTCTGCTTGGGTGGCGGCTTTTTGGTCAACTGGCTGGGGTAGTTGCCGGAGCGACATATGGGATTCTATCCCTAAGTTCTTCTTTTCTTGGTCAGGCGGGTCATGCCACTCATTTCGTGGTTTTGGCTGCATTAGGTGGGACGCTGCTGCTGCTTAAAGCTATAGACTCGGGCAAGCGGAGCCATTTGTTTTTGAGCGGGCTGCTCTTCGGCTTGGCGATCCTGATGAAACAGTCCGGTGTTTTCTTTTGCGTGTTTGCAGTAGTTTACCTGTTCTTTACATGGAGAAAGAATGGCTCTGCAAACAGGCGCATTCGATTATTAAATCTTGGGATATTGCTGCTTGGAATAATACTGCCTGTAGGCATTACTTTCTTGATCCTATGGTGCACGGGGGTTTTCGACAAATTCTGGTTTTGGACATTTACCTACGCTCGCGAATACTCTTCACAAATTCCTTCCTCAGCGGCTCCAGGTGTCTTTTGGAGCGCGATTACCAGAGCAATCGGACCCGGAGGTGTGCTCTGGATCATCTCGGGATTTGGTCTGATTGCTCTCCTGTTGGATAGGAATGCGCGTTCAAAGGCAGGGTTTGTAGTCTTATTCTTGGTTTGCGCGTTTCTGACAGTATGCCCCGGTTTTTATTTCCGTAATCATTATTTCATACAGTTTATCCCTGCTCTATCCCTGCTTGCCGGAGTTGCAGTGAGTTCATGCAGGAGAATGCTCTATACTTCAAAGGTTCCAAAGGTCATATCCGTGCTGCCGGTAGTAATATTTATTGCGGCTTTTGCGTATACTGTGGATTGTCAGAAAGATGTTTTTTTTACGCTGAGTCCCGATCAGGTATGCAGTAAAACCTATACCATTAATCCATTTCCTGAAGCGGTGAAGATTGCTGACTATATAAAGCGTCACACGGACAAGAATGACACAATCGCAGTCATCGGTTCCGAGCCTGAGATATATTTTTACTCAGGCAGGCATTCGGCCACGAGCTATATCTATACCTACAGTCTGATGGAGGAACAGAAATACGCTTCGGATATGCAGCGCGATATGATCGGGGAAATTGATGAAGCAAAGCCCAAATTCATTGTGTTGGTGAAGATCCCTACCTCTTGGCTTGCCAGTGCTGAGTCGGACAGACTGATTTTTGACTGGTCGAGTCGATATGTCTACGATCACTATGATCCTGTCGGGGTGGCTGATATAACACCCGAGGATACTGAATATGTCTGGGGTGCCGATTTATTGAATTACTCATTGAAGTCTTCATATAATGTGGTAGTGTTCAAGCGAAAGGGCACTACTTATTAA
- a CDS encoding CsgG/HfaB family protein gives MYKLAAFIFAISAIFSVSALAEDYPIVISPKTVTELTKKLSDKITADQTWSSPKTVAILDFELIPEKDNQKIDKVIARDLSEDLSTSMSEIKNVKLVERGQLKKALSSARLDQSDIIDPKTAKELGKMVSADYILCGSISDRGVFAVINARMIDAQTGEVKFSVSVDFNK, from the coding sequence ATGTATAAACTCGCAGCTTTCATATTCGCAATATCAGCTATATTTAGCGTATCGGCGCTGGCTGAGGACTATCCTATAGTCATTAGCCCAAAAACTGTCACCGAACTCACTAAAAAACTCAGCGACAAGATCACAGCCGACCAGACATGGTCGTCGCCAAAGACTGTGGCTATACTCGATTTTGAGCTTATACCTGAGAAGGACAACCAGAAGATAGATAAGGTAATAGCACGTGATTTGAGTGAAGACCTGTCGACATCCATGAGTGAGATAAAGAACGTCAAACTTGTCGAACGAGGTCAACTCAAGAAAGCCCTATCCAGCGCCAGGCTCGATCAGAGCGATATTATCGACCCAAAGACAGCTAAAGAGCTTGGGAAAATGGTCTCTGCCGATTACATCCTCTGCGGGAGCATATCCGACAGGGGAGTTTTTGCTGTAATTAATGCAAGAATGATAGATGCTCAGACAGGTGAGGTGAAATTTTCAGTATCGGTGGATTTTAATAAGTAG
- a CDS encoding ABC transporter permease encodes MSMVMRRGAAVYAFANRQFILTKRYMFWEIVYVIYSLANVLAIGYMGEGIQGMTGPGVDTKRLILYLLTGSLLWGYLAVIFWEISNIISWERWEGTIEYTFMAPVSRATHIFGVCTYAVIYSLLRTIIMLAMVAVFFHLDLTRANLWGAFVVLTVANFSFIGLGTVVAVLPLISPEKGAQMTGIVEGVLLLVSGVYYDVSVLPGWMQSVSKLSPATYALQGMRSALLNGDSVAQLWSVILPLIVIGAVLVPLGLFVFGKAEVYCKKTGKLKRSG; translated from the coding sequence ATGTCGATGGTAATGCGCCGGGGAGCCGCTGTATATGCGTTCGCCAACCGGCAGTTCATACTCACAAAACGATATATGTTTTGGGAGATAGTCTACGTGATATATTCCCTTGCCAATGTGCTTGCTATTGGATATATGGGTGAGGGAATACAGGGCATGACCGGCCCCGGCGTAGACACAAAACGTCTCATCCTCTATCTGCTGACAGGCTCGCTGCTGTGGGGATATCTGGCTGTGATATTCTGGGAGATATCCAACATCATCTCATGGGAGAGATGGGAAGGGACCATAGAGTATACGTTCATGGCGCCGGTCTCGCGTGCCACACATATATTCGGTGTCTGCACATACGCCGTCATATACAGCCTGCTCAGAACCATCATTATGCTTGCGATGGTGGCGGTCTTTTTCCATCTGGACCTGACCCGCGCAAACCTTTGGGGGGCTTTCGTGGTCCTTACCGTGGCGAACTTCTCATTCATAGGGTTGGGAACGGTGGTGGCGGTGCTGCCGCTTATCTCACCGGAGAAGGGAGCGCAGATGACCGGGATAGTCGAAGGTGTGCTGCTGCTGGTGTCGGGCGTGTATTATGACGTGAGCGTGCTGCCGGGCTGGATGCAGTCGGTGTCAAAACTCTCGCCTGCAACATACGCGCTCCAGGGTATGCGCAGCGCCCTGCTCAATGGAGACAGCGTGGCTCAACTCTGGAGCGTAATACTGCCCTTGATCGTAATAGGCGCAGTGCTGGTGCCGCTCGGGCTGTTTGTTTTCGGAAAGGCGGAGGTATATTGCAAGAAAACGGGTAAGCTGAAAAGAAGCGGATAA
- a CDS encoding ABC transporter ATP-binding protein, protein MSKPSTSVINDIGTCENHIAALEIENLTKTFRKDADKSKNGKDKPRGLRRLLPRAKTLSRVVDSVSFTVKPGEVFGVLGPNGSGKSTLIRIISTLLLPDEGNVQVFGHDVMSESDTVRRMISRVSADAAFFRRLSAMENLIHTARLYSIPVKLASERIKDMLSRLEMNGEKLETPMLHLSRGMQQKVAITRAFITLPNLLLLDEPTTGLDPKSKREVQRFVHELKDSDGSTVLLTTHDMEEAEVLCDRIAVLNSGKIVAIGTPDELKEQYGGQSGTLESVFFTLAGKSIEEMEEDQS, encoded by the coding sequence ATGAGCAAACCATCTACAAGCGTAATCAATGATATTGGAACCTGTGAAAATCATATTGCGGCCCTTGAGATAGAGAATCTTACAAAAACATTTCGTAAGGACGCAGATAAATCAAAAAACGGCAAAGACAAGCCGCGCGGTCTGCGTCGATTGCTTCCGCGCGCGAAGACACTCAGCCGCGTAGTGGACTCGGTGAGCTTCACCGTAAAGCCGGGCGAGGTCTTCGGCGTGCTTGGGCCGAATGGCTCGGGCAAATCGACACTTATCAGGATCATCTCGACCCTGCTGCTGCCGGACGAGGGCAATGTGCAAGTGTTCGGCCATGATGTTATGAGTGAATCCGATACGGTGCGGCGGATGATCAGCCGTGTGTCAGCCGATGCGGCATTCTTTCGCAGGCTTTCGGCTATGGAAAATTTGATCCATACCGCAAGGCTCTATTCCATCCCAGTCAAGCTCGCATCCGAGAGGATCAAAGATATGCTTTCAAGGCTGGAAATGAACGGTGAGAAACTGGAAACCCCTATGCTGCACCTCTCACGGGGGATGCAGCAGAAAGTGGCGATCACCAGGGCATTTATCACATTGCCGAACCTGCTTCTGCTCGACGAGCCGACAACAGGACTCGACCCGAAGTCCAAACGTGAGGTGCAGAGGTTCGTCCATGAACTAAAAGACAGTGACGGATCGACCGTGCTGCTCACCACTCATGACATGGAAGAGGCAGAGGTGCTCTGCGACAGGATAGCCGTACTTAACAGCGGCAAGATTGTCGCCATAGGCACACCCGATGAGTTGAAAGAGCAGTATGGAGGACAAAGCGGCACGCTCGAATCGGTATTTTTTACGCTGGCAGGCAAGAGCATCGAGGAGATGGAGGAAGACCAGTCATGA
- a CDS encoding AAA family ATPase produces MPPSKIDAEISTLIRARYPIIYVVSWEERRVEDALRRIACPSKKIYTWSLTQGIRPSPSTGGHATTLLAALEFADKCDEDALFIFNDMHSMISDPVIIRRLRDMAANLKSSRKSLIILSPILRLPPELEKDITVVDYSLPDYGELGELLDLIIDKMSRDGAEVNINLKPDDREKTIKAAQGLTLTEAENVFARSLVEKHTFDIDVILKEKEQIVRKSGLLEYYPANEKFSDVGGLSVLKDWLTKRGASFTKRARDYGLPEPKGILLLGVQGCGKSLSAKAVGALWNLPILRLDVGKIFSGIVGSSEQNVRRAIQVAESVAPVVLWMDEMEKGFAGVQSSPLSDAGTTSRVFGTFITWLQEKSAPVFVVATANDITQLPPELLRKGRFDEIFFVDLPSPTERAEIFRIHLSKRKRDPDNFDIDAFASASEGFSGAEIEQVVVSALFDAFAYSREVTSDDILNNIQSAVPISVTMAEQIVFLRGWAEKRARRAS; encoded by the coding sequence ATGCCGCCAAGCAAGATTGACGCCGAGATAAGCACACTTATTCGAGCGCGTTATCCTATCATATATGTCGTTTCGTGGGAGGAGCGGCGGGTGGAGGATGCTCTGCGCCGGATCGCCTGCCCATCCAAAAAGATATACACTTGGAGTCTGACCCAGGGAATCCGTCCATCACCGTCAACAGGCGGCCATGCTACGACACTTCTCGCAGCCCTGGAGTTTGCCGATAAGTGTGATGAGGATGCTCTGTTTATTTTCAATGACATGCACTCGATGATATCCGATCCTGTGATCATCCGCCGCCTGCGCGATATGGCCGCCAACCTCAAGAGCAGCCGCAAGAGCCTCATTATTCTTTCGCCTATACTTCGCCTGCCGCCTGAGCTTGAAAAGGACATAACCGTGGTAGACTACAGCCTGCCAGATTATGGCGAACTCGGCGAACTACTGGACCTGATAATAGACAAGATGAGCCGTGACGGCGCTGAGGTCAACATAAACCTCAAACCCGATGACCGTGAAAAGACAATCAAGGCTGCGCAGGGCCTGACCCTGACCGAGGCAGAAAATGTGTTTGCCCGGAGTCTGGTGGAGAAGCACACATTCGATATAGACGTGATCTTGAAGGAGAAAGAGCAGATAGTGCGCAAGAGCGGCCTGCTGGAATACTATCCTGCAAACGAGAAGTTCTCGGACGTCGGCGGGTTGAGTGTCCTGAAGGACTGGCTGACTAAGCGCGGGGCGTCTTTTACCAAGAGAGCACGTGATTACGGCCTGCCGGAACCTAAGGGGATACTTTTGTTGGGTGTGCAGGGATGCGGAAAGAGCCTGTCGGCAAAGGCTGTTGGTGCGCTTTGGAACCTGCCGATACTGCGTCTGGATGTGGGCAAGATATTCAGTGGAATAGTCGGCTCCAGTGAACAGAATGTCAGACGTGCAATACAGGTCGCGGAGTCAGTGGCACCGGTAGTGTTGTGGATGGACGAGATGGAAAAAGGCTTCGCCGGAGTGCAGAGTTCGCCATTATCCGATGCTGGCACGACCTCACGTGTATTCGGCACATTCATCACATGGCTGCAGGAGAAGAGTGCGCCTGTGTTTGTGGTGGCGACTGCAAACGATATCACCCAGCTTCCTCCCGAGCTATTACGCAAGGGCAGGTTCGATGAGATATTCTTTGTAGACCTGCCGAGCCCGACCGAACGCGCCGAGATATTTCGCATTCACCTTTCCAAGCGCAAGCGCGATCCTGATAACTTTGATATAGATGCCTTTGCCTCAGCATCGGAGGGTTTCAGTGGTGCGGAGATAGAGCAAGTTGTGGTTTCGGCGCTTTTTGATGCATTTGCCTATAGCCGAGAAGTGACGAGCGATGATATACTTAATAACATCCAGTCAGCAGTCCCGATATCAGTTACCATGGCCGAGCAGATTGTCTTCCTGAGAGGGTGGGCTGAGAAGAGGGCGCGAAGGGCGTCGTAG
- a CDS encoding nucleotidyltransferase family protein, giving the protein MSPRISFDMVKIVAFCQKWRISEFALFGSVLRDDFGPESDVDVLVKFFPDSHTSLFDLVDMEQELAEIVGRKVDIVCREGIEKSSNPLRKRAILDSAEVMYAA; this is encoded by the coding sequence ATGAGTCCGCGCATCAGTTTTGATATGGTGAAAATTGTTGCTTTCTGTCAAAAGTGGAGGATTTCAGAGTTTGCGCTGTTTGGCTCCGTCCTCAGAGATGATTTCGGCCCTGAAAGTGACGTGGATGTGCTCGTGAAGTTTTTCCCGGACTCGCACACCAGTCTTTTTGATCTCGTCGATATGGAGCAAGAGCTGGCTGAGATAGTGGGCCGTAAGGTAGATATTGTCTGCCGTGAAGGGATCGAAAAGAGCAGTAATCCATTACGAAAACGTGCCATACTGGATAGTGCCGAGGTAATGTATGCAGCGTGA
- a CDS encoding DUF86 domain-containing protein has protein sequence MPWRQIIGMRNRLIHGYGDIVLSVVWEVIEKNIPELINALEPLIPSNLQ, from the coding sequence CTGCCTTGGCGGCAGATTATCGGTATGCGCAACAGGCTTATCCACGGTTATGGTGATATTGTCTTGTCTGTAGTTTGGGAAGTTATTGAAAAAAACATCCCTGAACTGATTAACGCTTTGGAACCTCTCATTCCGTCCAATTTACAATAG